One Streptococcus gallolyticus subsp. gallolyticus DSM 16831 DNA window includes the following coding sequences:
- a CDS encoding DUF6556 family protein, with the protein MSQKYSRRQKSSSKNDKSAAPTKHIKTGFSALQKTVALIGSILSIIVASITISNALKGSNSKTTDKSTTTTTVVIKESDSDSKTDTSASTTYSSSASANNNYNSGSNNNTYSSSSDTTYSSSSATSQSSTTPSSSDTTSDDTTTSSNTETTE; encoded by the coding sequence ATGTCTCAAAAATACTCAAGACGTCAAAAATCATCATCAAAAAACGATAAGTCAGCTGCCCCAACAAAACACATTAAGACAGGCTTTTCTGCCCTTCAAAAAACAGTTGCTCTTATTGGTTCTATTCTTAGTATCATTGTGGCAAGTATTACCATTAGCAATGCCTTAAAGGGGTCAAACTCAAAGACAACAGACAAATCAACAACGACAACAACTGTTGTCATCAAAGAAAGCGACAGCGATAGTAAAACAGACACTTCCGCTTCGACAACTTATTCAAGTTCTGCTTCTGCTAATAATAACTACAACAGTGGTTCTAATAACAATACTTACAGTTCAAGTTCAGATACCACTTATAGTTCAAGCTCTGCTACAAGCCAAAGTTCAACAACACCGTCAAGTTCAGATACAACTTCTGACGATACCACTACAAGTAGCAACACCGAAACAACTGAGTAA
- a CDS encoding L-lactate dehydrogenase, whose translation MSRKVGIIGMGHVGSTVAHGLIAQGAFDDYVLIDINEKKVTADAVDFTDAAANLNQHANIVVNDYQALADADVVISALGNIALQDNPDADRFAELPFTAKQVPLVAKKLKEVGFKGIIIAISNPVDVVTSLYQHYSGLPKERVIGTGTLLDTARMKRAVSERFGVDARSVYGYNLGEHGNSQFTAWSQVRVKGQPISIFTDAKTLDEIAHEAMIGGHTVFYGKKYTSYGIASAAIRLALAVVSDSHEELPVSNYYEPLDTYLSYPAIVGREGIIEQIKLTLPAEEEAKLENSANFIKRKFAESLN comes from the coding sequence ATGTCACGTAAGGTCGGAATTATTGGAATGGGGCATGTTGGGTCAACAGTTGCTCATGGTTTGATTGCTCAAGGTGCATTTGATGATTATGTTTTGATAGATATTAACGAAAAGAAAGTTACGGCGGATGCTGTTGATTTTACAGATGCGGCAGCTAATCTCAATCAGCATGCTAATATCGTTGTCAATGATTATCAAGCGTTGGCAGATGCAGATGTTGTGATTTCAGCTTTGGGGAATATTGCTTTGCAGGACAATCCAGATGCGGACCGTTTTGCAGAATTGCCTTTTACAGCAAAGCAAGTACCACTTGTTGCTAAAAAATTAAAAGAAGTTGGTTTTAAAGGTATTATTATCGCGATTTCTAATCCTGTTGATGTTGTGACTAGCCTTTATCAACATTATTCAGGGCTTCCTAAGGAACGCGTCATTGGTACGGGAACGTTGCTTGATACAGCACGTATGAAACGTGCAGTTTCAGAACGTTTCGGTGTAGATGCTCGTAGTGTTTATGGCTATAATTTAGGTGAGCATGGGAATTCTCAATTTACAGCATGGAGCCAAGTGCGTGTGAAGGGGCAACCGATTTCAATATTTACAGATGCTAAGACTTTGGACGAAATTGCTCATGAAGCGATGATTGGTGGGCATACTGTTTTCTACGGTAAAAAATACACTAGCTATGGCATTGCAAGTGCGGCAATCCGTTTAGCTTTAGCTGTTGTGTCAGATAGCCACGAAGAATTACCAGTGTCAAATTATTATGAACCGCTTGATACTTACCTTAGCTATCCTGCCATTGTTGGACGTGAAGGAATTATCGAGCAAATAAAATTGACATTACCAGCAGAAGAAGAAGCAAAACTTGAAAATTCTGCCAACTTTATTAAACGTAAATTTGCAGAAAGTCTAAATTAA
- a CDS encoding YlbF/YmcA family competence regulator, producing MANIYDLANELERGIRALPEYKKAEESRAAIEADAAAKELFKEFTDFQQGLYAKLQSGQMPTGDEQAKMQELGAKIEANPVLKAYLDAQQALSVYVSDIEKIVFGPLQDLLK from the coding sequence ATGGCAAATATTTATGATTTAGCAAATGAATTAGAACGTGGCATCCGTGCCCTTCCGGAGTATAAAAAAGCTGAAGAAAGTCGTGCAGCGATTGAAGCAGATGCGGCAGCTAAAGAACTTTTCAAAGAATTTACAGATTTTCAACAAGGGCTTTATGCTAAATTGCAATCTGGACAAATGCCTACTGGTGACGAACAAGCTAAAATGCAAGAATTAGGAGCTAAAATTGAAGCTAATCCAGTTCTGAAAGCTTACCTCGATGCGCAACAAGCTTTGTCAGTTTATGTATCTGACATTGAAAAAATTGTCTTTGGACCTTTGCAAGACCTTTTGAAATAA
- the aroB gene encoding 3-dehydroquinate synthase has protein sequence MKLNVNLPQTPYDIVIEKGVLSKAGDWVKKLWKPQKIAIITDNHVGSLYAEKVKLSIENAGFKVIVFDFLEGEASKNLKTVNKAYEFLVKNGMTRSDGIVALGGGVVGDLAGFVASTYMRGIHFLQIPTSLTAQVDSSIGGKTGVNTPFAKNMVGTFTQPDGVLIDPETLQSLGKRELIEGMGEVIKYGLIDDVELWEELSAMDGSPESILEHAESIIYRSCNVKRKVVVEDELDNGVRLYLNFGHTIGHAVEATAGYGKVMHGEAVAIGMVQISRVAEKKGLMPQGITKEIFDMCQKFGLPTDYKPWHVDELYGALVHDKKARGKMIKTVIVPELGSAAINQIPLEEMKEYLEK, from the coding sequence ATGAAATTGAATGTTAATCTCCCACAAACACCTTATGATATTGTGATTGAAAAAGGTGTCTTATCAAAAGCTGGCGATTGGGTCAAAAAACTTTGGAAACCACAAAAAATCGCTATTATTACTGATAATCATGTTGGCAGTTTATATGCTGAAAAGGTTAAGCTAAGTATTGAAAATGCTGGTTTTAAAGTGATTGTTTTTGACTTTTTAGAAGGTGAAGCTTCTAAAAATTTAAAAACAGTTAACAAAGCTTATGAATTTCTTGTCAAAAATGGCATGACACGCAGTGACGGTATTGTTGCGCTTGGTGGTGGTGTCGTAGGAGATTTGGCAGGTTTTGTAGCATCTACCTATATGCGTGGCATTCATTTCTTGCAAATTCCGACGAGTTTAACAGCTCAAGTTGATTCATCTATTGGTGGTAAAACAGGGGTTAATACGCCGTTTGCCAAAAATATGGTGGGAACATTCACCCAACCAGATGGTGTTTTAATCGACCCTGAAACCTTACAAAGTCTTGGTAAACGTGAACTCATTGAAGGTATGGGTGAAGTTATCAAATATGGTTTGATTGATGATGTTGAACTTTGGGAAGAATTATCTGCTATGGATGGCTCTCCTGAAAGTATCTTAGAACACGCTGAGAGCATTATTTACCGTTCGTGCAATGTCAAACGTAAAGTTGTTGTTGAAGATGAACTTGATAACGGTGTTCGCCTTTATCTTAACTTTGGTCATACCATTGGTCATGCGGTTGAAGCGACTGCTGGTTATGGAAAAGTCATGCATGGTGAAGCTGTTGCCATTGGAATGGTACAAATTTCGCGTGTTGCTGAGAAAAAAGGCTTGATGCCTCAAGGCATTACAAAAGAAATTTTTGACATGTGCCAAAAATTTGGTTTGCCTACGGATTACAAACCATGGCATGTTGACGAACTTTATGGTGCTTTAGTACATGATAAGAAAGCTCGCGGTAAAATGATTAAGACAGTTATTGTACCAGAGCTTGGTAGCGCAGCGATCAATCAGATCCCACTTGAAGAGATGAAAGAGTATTTGGAGAAGTAA
- the aroC gene encoding chorismate synthase has protein sequence MRYLTAGESHGPRLTAIIEGVPAGLPLTAEDINVDLKRRQGGYGRGGRMKIESDKVEITSGVRHGKTTGAPITLHVINKDHEKWLDIMAVEDIDDSLKTKRKITHPRPGHADLVGGMKYRFEDLRNSLERSSARETTMRVAVGAVAKRILAELDIEIANHVVVFGGKEIDVPEGLTVSQIKELASQSEVSIVNQEREQEIKDYIDQIKKDGDTIGGVVETVVGGVPVGLGSYVQWDKKLDAKIAGAVVSINAFKGVEFGLGFKDGYLKGSQVMDEILWNEEDGYTRRTNNLGGFEGGMTNGQPIVVRGVMKPIPTLYKPLMSVDIETHEPYKATVERSDPTALPAAGVVMEAVVATVVADEILEKFSSDNLEELKEAVARHRDYVKHF, from the coding sequence ATGAGATATTTGACAGCTGGTGAATCCCACGGACCGCGTTTGACAGCAATTATCGAAGGAGTTCCTGCAGGGCTTCCTTTAACTGCTGAGGATATTAATGTTGATTTAAAACGACGCCAAGGTGGTTATGGACGTGGTGGGCGTATGAAAATCGAATCAGATAAGGTAGAAATCACATCTGGTGTACGTCACGGAAAAACAACTGGTGCTCCAATTACCCTTCATGTCATCAATAAAGACCATGAAAAATGGCTTGATATTATGGCAGTTGAGGATATTGATGATAGCTTAAAAACAAAACGTAAAATTACTCATCCGCGTCCAGGGCATGCTGACCTTGTTGGTGGGATGAAATACCGTTTTGAAGATTTGCGTAATTCTCTTGAACGCTCATCTGCACGTGAAACAACAATGCGTGTAGCCGTTGGAGCGGTGGCAAAACGTATTTTAGCAGAGCTTGATATCGAAATTGCTAATCACGTTGTTGTTTTTGGTGGCAAAGAGATTGATGTTCCAGAGGGACTGACTGTTTCACAAATTAAAGAATTGGCTAGTCAATCAGAAGTTTCAATTGTCAATCAAGAGCGTGAACAAGAAATCAAAGATTATATTGACCAAATCAAAAAAGATGGTGATACTATTGGCGGTGTTGTTGAAACTGTTGTCGGTGGCGTTCCAGTTGGTCTTGGTTCTTATGTTCAATGGGACAAGAAACTTGATGCAAAAATTGCAGGTGCGGTCGTTTCAATCAATGCTTTCAAGGGAGTTGAATTTGGTTTAGGATTTAAAGATGGTTACCTCAAAGGAAGCCAAGTCATGGATGAAATTCTTTGGAACGAAGAAGATGGCTACACTCGTCGTACCAATAATCTTGGTGGTTTTGAAGGTGGTATGACTAATGGACAACCAATTGTTGTTCGAGGAGTCATGAAACCTATTCCAACACTTTATAAACCTTTGATGTCAGTTGATATTGAAACACATGAGCCATACAAAGCAACGGTTGAACGTTCAGACCCAACAGCTCTTCCAGCAGCAGGTGTTGTTATGGAAGCAGTTGTTGCAACTGTTGTGGCAGATGAAATTCTTGAAAAATTCTCTTCTGATAATCTTGAGGAATTAAAAGAAGCTGTCGCTCGTCATCGTGATTATGTCAAACATTTTTAA
- a CDS encoding class I SAM-dependent rRNA methyltransferase yields the protein MNKLYVDSFVEKKIKRGIQLLDGRDFHQLDFDNQLVAVYNHSHQFLGTAYLSQQNKGIGWFLGSRKIELTESYFVDLFTKAKKQRQNFENSDLTTAYRLFNQDGDNFGGVTIDRYADFVVFSWYNTFIYQYRDVIINAFQKVYPAIKGDYEKIRFKGLDYESAHIYGQEAPASFTILENGVKYSVFMNDGLMTGIFLDQHDVRDTLINELGLGKRVLNMFSYTAAFSVAAAMGGAIETTSVDLAKRSRELSQAHFEANGLDLSNHHFVVMDVFEYFKYAKRKQLTFDLIVIDPPSFARNKKQTFSVAKDYHRLISQALEVLSEDGIIIASTNAANLTVAQFKKQLEKGFASVKHDYVRLQQLPSDFTVNKADVNSNYLKVFTIKVKK from the coding sequence ATGAACAAACTATACGTGGATTCTTTCGTTGAAAAGAAAATTAAGCGTGGTATTCAACTTTTGGATGGAAGAGATTTTCATCAACTTGATTTTGATAATCAGTTAGTCGCTGTTTACAATCATTCTCATCAGTTTTTAGGGACAGCTTACTTGTCTCAACAAAATAAGGGGATTGGTTGGTTCTTGGGTTCAAGAAAAATTGAATTGACAGAATCTTATTTTGTGGACTTGTTTACAAAAGCTAAAAAACAACGCCAAAACTTTGAAAATTCAGATTTGACGACGGCTTATCGATTATTTAATCAAGATGGAGATAATTTTGGTGGTGTGACGATAGATCGTTATGCTGATTTTGTTGTATTTTCTTGGTATAATACGTTTATTTATCAGTATCGCGATGTCATTATAAATGCCTTCCAAAAAGTTTATCCAGCTATCAAAGGCGATTATGAGAAAATTCGTTTTAAAGGACTTGATTACGAATCAGCTCACATTTATGGTCAAGAGGCACCAGCATCATTTACTATTTTGGAAAATGGTGTCAAATACAGTGTTTTTATGAATGACGGGTTGATGACAGGAATTTTTCTAGACCAACATGACGTTCGTGATACTTTGATTAATGAACTTGGTCTTGGAAAACGTGTCCTTAATATGTTTTCATATACCGCAGCGTTTTCAGTAGCGGCAGCAATGGGTGGCGCTATCGAAACAACATCTGTTGACCTTGCAAAACGCTCACGTGAATTATCACAAGCGCATTTTGAGGCGAATGGTCTTGACTTGAGTAATCACCATTTTGTGGTAATGGATGTTTTTGAGTATTTCAAATACGCAAAACGTAAACAATTGACTTTTGATTTGATTGTTATTGATCCGCCAAGTTTTGCACGGAATAAAAAGCAAACATTTTCTGTAGCTAAAGATTATCACCGCTTGATTAGTCAAGCTTTGGAAGTTCTGTCAGAAGATGGCATCATTATTGCTTCAACCAATGCAGCTAACCTGACGGTCGCACAATTTAAAAAGCAGTTAGAAAAAGGCTTTGCTTCTGTTAAACATGACTATGTTCGTTTGCAACAATTGCCAAGTGATTTCACGGTTAACAAAGCAGATGTCAACAGTAATTATTTGAAAGTATTTACAATAAAGGTTAAAAAATGA
- a CDS encoding shikimate dehydrogenase, producing MQIDGYTRLAAVVATPIKHSISPFIHNYAFDKTGVNGVYVAWDIPEEDLAITLENVKRYDMFGVNISMPYKQKVIPYMDELTDSAQLIGAVNTVINREGKLVGHNTDGIGFFRSLATFADFDVKDKTMTILGGGGAATALIAQAALNGASHINIFNQTQFLEATREKAQEFADKTGVSITVYPVEDLKTIQEKVLESQLFVNATSVGMDGKSMIITEDFEFPAGLLVADTIYQPFETPFLKLARSKGLTALNGLGMLLFQAAEAFEIWTGETMPTAEIWSALEEKYNTK from the coding sequence ATGCAGATTGATGGATACACACGCTTAGCTGCGGTTGTTGCAACACCGATTAAACACTCTATTTCACCATTTATTCATAACTATGCTTTTGATAAAACGGGTGTTAATGGTGTTTATGTCGCTTGGGATATTCCTGAAGAAGATTTGGCAATTACGTTAGAAAATGTAAAACGTTACGATATGTTTGGTGTGAACATTTCAATGCCTTACAAACAAAAAGTGATTCCTTACATGGATGAATTGACTGATTCTGCCCAATTGATTGGGGCTGTTAATACGGTTATTAATCGTGAAGGGAAATTAGTTGGTCACAATACAGATGGTATTGGTTTCTTTAGAAGTCTAGCAACGTTTGCTGATTTTGATGTTAAAGATAAAACGATGACGATTCTTGGTGGTGGCGGAGCTGCCACAGCACTCATTGCGCAAGCTGCTCTGAATGGTGCTAGTCATATTAACATTTTTAACCAAACTCAGTTTTTAGAGGCGACACGTGAAAAAGCGCAAGAATTTGCCGACAAAACGGGTGTATCTATCACTGTTTATCCAGTTGAAGATTTAAAAACGATTCAAGAAAAAGTTTTAGAATCACAACTTTTCGTCAATGCTACAAGCGTAGGTATGGACGGAAAATCAATGATTATTACAGAAGATTTTGAATTCCCAGCAGGTTTGTTGGTTGCTGATACGATTTATCAACCATTTGAAACACCATTTTTGAAATTAGCTCGTAGCAAAGGTTTAACAGCTCTTAATGGTTTAGGAATGCTTTTATTCCAAGCTGCTGAAGCTTTCGAAATCTGGACTGGTGAAACAATGCCTACAGCTGAAATCTGGTCAGCGCTTGAAGAAAAATACAACACGAAATAA
- the aroD gene encoding type I 3-dehydroquinate dehydratase, giving the protein MKIVVPIMPKNLEEAQSIDISKFDEVDIIEWRADFLDKDDIMTVAPAIFEKFSGREIIFTIRTDKEGGNINLSDGDYVELLKNINAIYHPDYVDFEYFSHKEAFQQMLDFPNLVLSYHNFDETPENLMESFSELTALAPRVVKVAVMPQSEQDVLDLMNYTRGFKTLNPEQEYATMSMGKLGRVSRFAVDVFGSSWSFASLEQASAPGQVALADMKHIREVLDAD; this is encoded by the coding sequence ATGAAAATAGTAGTACCTATAATGCCTAAAAATTTAGAAGAGGCACAGTCGATTGATATTTCGAAATTCGACGAAGTCGATATTATTGAGTGGCGAGCAGATTTCTTAGATAAAGATGACATTATGACTGTTGCGCCAGCTATTTTTGAAAAATTTTCAGGTCGAGAAATTATTTTTACCATTCGTACGGATAAGGAAGGTGGCAACATTAACTTATCTGACGGTGACTATGTTGAGCTTTTGAAAAATATTAATGCTATTTACCACCCAGACTATGTTGATTTTGAATATTTTTCTCATAAAGAAGCTTTTCAACAAATGTTAGACTTCCCAAATCTTGTTTTGTCATATCATAATTTTGATGAAACACCTGAGAACTTGATGGAGTCATTTTCTGAACTAACAGCCCTTGCTCCGCGTGTGGTTAAGGTTGCTGTTATGCCACAGAGTGAACAAGATGTGTTGGATTTGATGAATTACACACGTGGTTTCAAAACATTAAATCCAGAGCAAGAATACGCAACAATGTCTATGGGAAAACTTGGACGCGTTTCACGTTTTGCTGTTGATGTTTTTGGCTCTTCGTGGTCATTTGCTAGTTTGGAGCAAGCGAGTGCGCCTGGACAGGTTGCTCTTGCAGATATGAAACATATTAGGGAGGTACTTGATGCAGATTGA
- a CDS encoding prephenate dehydrogenase has product MENKVIYIAGLGLIGGSLALGIRRDHPDYKILGYNRSDKSRNVALERGIVDEATADFKEFAPLADVIILAVPIKQTIEFIKALADMDLKDNVIITDAGSTKREIVEAGEKYLAGKNVRFVGSHPMAGSHKSGAIAAEVNLFENAYYIFTPSRLTDASTIADMKVILSGLHARYIEIDAAEHDRVTSQISHFPHILAASLMEQAGDYASEHEMTNHFAAGGFRDMTRIAESEPGMWTSILLTNKAAVLERIDDFKNRLDGVAELISQNDADAIWNYFNHAKETRKEMNIHKRGGVESGFDIFVDVPDEEDVILEILELLRGTSLVNVHINEENREDINGILQISFKNIKDLEHAKKVISENTDYKVYVN; this is encoded by the coding sequence ATGGAAAATAAAGTGATTTATATTGCAGGTTTAGGTTTGATTGGTGGTTCCCTTGCTTTGGGAATCAGACGTGACCACCCTGATTATAAAATCCTTGGTTATAATCGCTCTGATAAATCACGCAACGTTGCCCTTGAACGCGGAATTGTGGATGAAGCGACTGCTGATTTTAAGGAATTTGCGCCCTTAGCCGATGTCATTATATTAGCTGTGCCAATTAAGCAAACGATCGAATTTATTAAGGCTTTAGCTGATATGGATTTGAAAGACAATGTCATTATTACAGATGCAGGTTCTACAAAACGTGAAATTGTCGAAGCTGGTGAGAAATACCTTGCTGGAAAAAACGTTCGTTTTGTTGGCTCTCATCCTATGGCAGGTTCTCATAAATCTGGTGCTATTGCTGCTGAAGTCAATTTATTTGAAAATGCTTATTATATTTTCACGCCGTCAAGGCTGACAGATGCCAGCACAATTGCTGACATGAAAGTTATTTTGTCAGGGCTTCATGCGCGCTACATTGAAATTGATGCTGCTGAGCACGACCGTGTTACAAGTCAAATTTCGCATTTTCCACATATTTTGGCAGCTAGTTTAATGGAACAAGCTGGGGATTATGCTTCGGAACATGAGATGACTAACCACTTTGCGGCTGGAGGTTTTCGTGATATGACACGTATTGCGGAAAGCGAACCAGGTATGTGGACTAGTATTTTACTAACCAATAAGGCTGCGGTTTTAGAGCGTATTGATGATTTTAAAAACAGACTTGATGGCGTTGCGGAGCTTATTTCGCAAAATGACGCCGATGCTATTTGGAATTATTTTAACCATGCCAAAGAAACCCGCAAGGAAATGAACATTCACAAACGTGGTGGTGTCGAAAGTGGCTTTGATATTTTTGTTGACGTTCCTGATGAAGAAGATGTTATCTTGGAAATCTTGGAATTACTTCGTGGAACATCTTTGGTTAACGTTCATATTAACGAAGAAAACCGTGAGGATATTAACGGTATTTTACAAATTTCCTTTAAGAATATCAAAGATTTGGAACACGCTAAGAAAGTTATCAGTGAAAATACTGATTATAAAGTTTATGTTAATTAA
- a CDS encoding bifunctional folylpolyglutamate synthase/dihydrofolate synthase: MNYIETLNWIHSHKANGRRPSLERMQYLLALLDNPQDKFPAIHVVGTNGKGSTTSFLQHILTASGYKTGTFTSPFITRFNERIAIDSIEIPDQDLVKTVQAIKPIVDSAEFQDKVGKVTEFELVTALMFYYFAVINPVDIAVIEAGIGGTYDSTNVFTAKAVICPSISIDHQETLGNSLAEIAQHKAGVLKTNVPFIFGKMAEPVRRVFYQKTEETMSSIYELGKDFSFIENGRAFDMIYHQTIIPDIQLKMLGKHQKTNASLAAMTALILQKQLPAITPITIKSGLEETVWAGRCELIKPNLMLDGAHNEDSIAKLVDLLKNDFAQQKIHILFAGLNRKPLTQMLEELSAYDLTVTTFDFYQAQALSDYPEQYPKVADYKDWLSRVDDNPEDLFVVTGSLYFISEVRNHLLNH, encoded by the coding sequence ATGAATTATATTGAAACATTAAACTGGATTCATTCTCATAAAGCCAACGGACGTCGTCCGAGCCTTGAGCGTATGCAGTATTTACTCGCATTACTCGACAATCCGCAAGATAAATTTCCTGCGATTCACGTCGTCGGAACCAATGGCAAAGGTTCAACAACAAGCTTTTTACAACATATTTTAACTGCTTCTGGTTACAAGACTGGGACTTTCACATCGCCATTTATCACTCGTTTTAATGAGCGCATTGCTATTGATAGCATTGAAATCCCTGACCAAGATTTGGTCAAAACAGTTCAAGCTATTAAGCCGATTGTCGATAGCGCAGAATTTCAAGACAAGGTCGGCAAAGTGACCGAATTTGAATTAGTCACTGCTCTCATGTTTTATTATTTTGCAGTCATTAATCCCGTCGATATTGCGGTCATCGAAGCTGGGATTGGTGGCACTTACGATTCAACCAATGTTTTCACAGCCAAAGCCGTCATTTGCCCCTCAATCAGCATCGACCACCAAGAAACACTCGGCAATTCCCTAGCTGAGATTGCCCAGCACAAAGCAGGTGTCTTAAAAACAAACGTTCCCTTTATTTTTGGAAAAATGGCAGAGCCCGTTCGCCGCGTTTTTTATCAGAAAACCGAAGAGACAATGTCCAGCATTTATGAGTTAGGGAAAGATTTCTCGTTTATAGAAAATGGCAGAGCTTTTGATATGATTTATCATCAAACCATTATTCCAGATATTCAGCTCAAAATGCTTGGTAAACACCAAAAAACTAACGCTTCTTTGGCAGCTATGACTGCATTGATTCTTCAAAAACAATTGCCAGCTATTACACCAATTACAATCAAATCTGGTCTAGAAGAGACTGTTTGGGCAGGACGTTGTGAACTCATCAAGCCCAATCTAATGCTAGATGGTGCTCATAACGAAGATTCTATCGCCAAATTAGTTGACTTACTAAAGAATGACTTTGCTCAACAGAAAATTCACATTTTATTTGCAGGGCTAAATCGCAAGCCTTTAACACAAATGCTGGAAGAATTGTCCGCCTATGACTTAACCGTCACAACATTTGATTTCTACCAAGCGCAGGCATTGTCAGACTACCCAGAACAATACCCAAAAGTTGCTGATTACAAAGACTGGCTCTCAAGGGTAGATGACAATCCAGAAGACTTATTTGTGGTGACAGGGTCACTTTATTTCATTTCTGAAGTTCGAAATCACTTGCTAAATCACTAA